A section of the Drosophila sechellia strain sech25 chromosome 3L, ASM438219v1, whole genome shotgun sequence genome encodes:
- the LOC6610453 gene encoding uncharacterized protein LOC6610453, with protein MLFLAPRKHLFATNLIILLMIYVMRKCLQLFCIIENRAVHPAEEEEKEVKLPEREILQKRRRGFTIIPAAMHQSMHGFGYGEGHYQIFVEKKERNLPTKSRLNAATAEVKLNPN; from the coding sequence ATGTTATTCCTAGCGCCGCGCAAACATCTGTTTGCCACTAACCTGATCATCCTGCTGATGATCTACGTGATGCGCAAGTGCCTGCAGCTCTTCTGCATCATCGAGAACCGCGCCGTTCATCCGGCCGAGGAAGAGGAGAAGGAGGTCAAGTTGCCGGAAAGGGAGATCCTCCAGAAGCGCCGCCGCGGCTTCACCATCATCCCCGCTGCCATGCACCAGAGCATGCACGGCTTCGGCTACGGCGAGGGTCACTACCAGATCTTTGTGGAGAAGAAGGAGCGCAACCTTCCCACCAAATCGCGCCTCAACGCTGCCACTGCTGAAGTCAAGCTGAATCCCAATTAG